The Candidatus Zixiibacteriota bacterium genome includes a window with the following:
- a CDS encoding SulP family inorganic anion transporter has product MTSSILNRVAPFVNGFRGYDSNRLRHDLIAGVTVALVLIPQSMAYAQLAGLPPYYGLYAAFIPPIIAALFGSSRQLATGPVAIVSLMTATALEPIATAGSESFIAYAILLALLIGIFQLLLGVLRLGLVVNFLSHPVVSGFTNAGALIIATSQLSKLFGVTVDQAEHHYETIYRVIEEAIYYTHWPTLALAALAFAIMIGVRRVAPRLPNVLLAVLITTLVSYFMGFEDKIRIPIERVESTEFTQHLAKFNSAISYLEEKATQRVTLRGRYDSLAAQDGVEQYTLLDLNQKLEYVGVDIDRLKKEIHQERTWLRRYHLTGVTGQDGEVRYFPKDSAPKGDVSDNHCWRIKVGNVPLNPDELTFSCGGAVVGKIPEGLPSFKIPSFDFSVALGLLPMAMIISLLGFMEAISIAKAMAAKTGQRLDANQELIGQGLANIIGSFSRSYAVSGSFSRSAVNLQSGAITGMSNVTSSLVVLVVLLFLTPLLYHLPQSVLAAIIMMAVVGLLNVKSFIHAWRAQWYDGMIGIVTFIFTLTFAPHLDRGIIIGVALSLLLYLIRNMKPAMAMLSLNIDGSYRNRERFSLEQCPYVAVLRYGGSLIFSNVDYLENQVLDTVRNMPKLRHLIIVGNGINEIDASGVDALSVLVDRLHGQGLQLSISGCNDSVLDVLKRTGLAAKIGENNIYRSVARAIDGVWEKAHVNVDEANCPLRVPPFHPLGISDESRRAMMEADKQHHRDLIPPWKKRKDQ; this is encoded by the coding sequence TTGACATCGAGTATCCTTAATAGAGTAGCGCCGTTTGTTAATGGGTTCCGCGGCTATGATTCCAATCGTCTGCGGCATGATCTGATCGCGGGTGTGACGGTAGCCCTGGTGTTAATCCCGCAGTCCATGGCTTACGCTCAGTTGGCCGGACTGCCGCCCTATTACGGTCTTTATGCCGCTTTCATTCCACCGATCATAGCGGCTCTGTTCGGATCGAGCCGACAATTAGCAACCGGACCGGTGGCGATTGTCTCGCTCATGACCGCCACGGCTCTGGAGCCGATTGCTACGGCCGGGAGTGAGTCGTTCATCGCTTATGCCATTCTACTGGCCCTGTTGATCGGCATATTCCAGCTCCTGTTGGGAGTATTGCGGCTGGGGCTGGTGGTCAATTTTCTGTCTCATCCGGTCGTCAGCGGATTTACTAACGCGGGGGCGTTAATCATAGCCACTTCTCAGTTGTCCAAACTTTTCGGTGTGACCGTCGACCAGGCGGAGCACCATTACGAAACGATCTACCGGGTGATCGAGGAGGCAATCTACTACACCCACTGGCCAACTCTCGCGCTGGCGGCGCTGGCTTTCGCAATCATGATCGGCGTCCGTCGCGTCGCGCCGCGATTACCCAATGTGTTGTTGGCGGTGTTGATCACTACCCTGGTTTCCTATTTCATGGGTTTTGAGGATAAGATTCGCATTCCGATTGAACGCGTCGAATCGACCGAATTCACCCAGCATTTGGCCAAATTCAACAGTGCTATTTCGTATTTGGAGGAAAAAGCCACCCAGCGGGTAACTCTTCGGGGTCGATATGACAGCCTCGCCGCACAGGATGGCGTAGAGCAGTATACCTTGCTCGATCTCAATCAGAAGTTGGAATATGTCGGAGTTGATATCGACCGATTGAAGAAAGAGATTCATCAGGAACGAACCTGGTTGCGGCGGTATCATTTGACCGGAGTGACCGGGCAGGATGGTGAAGTAAGATATTTCCCGAAAGATTCCGCACCCAAGGGAGATGTCTCCGACAACCATTGCTGGCGTATCAAGGTGGGCAATGTGCCGTTAAATCCGGATGAGTTGACCTTTTCCTGCGGTGGAGCGGTGGTCGGTAAAATACCGGAGGGTCTCCCGAGTTTCAAAATTCCATCGTTCGACTTTTCCGTAGCACTGGGATTACTGCCGATGGCCATGATTATCTCGCTGCTGGGATTTATGGAGGCGATCTCGATCGCCAAGGCAATGGCCGCCAAGACCGGACAACGGCTCGATGCCAATCAGGAGTTAATCGGGCAGGGACTGGCGAATATCATCGGATCATTTTCACGAAGCTATGCGGTTTCGGGATCATTTTCACGTTCGGCGGTCAATCTCCAGTCGGGGGCTATTACCGGCATGTCCAATGTCACCAGCAGTCTGGTAGTGCTGGTCGTATTGCTGTTTCTTACCCCGTTGTTGTATCATTTGCCACAGTCGGTGCTGGCGGCAATTATCATGATGGCGGTAGTGGGGCTTCTTAACGTCAAGTCGTTTATCCATGCCTGGCGAGCACAATGGTATGACGGCATGATCGGTATCGTAACGTTTATCTTCACCCTGACTTTCGCTCCGCATCTGGATCGGGGGATCATAATCGGAGTGGCGCTTTCGTTGCTGCTTTACCTGATCAGGAACATGAAACCGGCCATGGCGATGCTTTCTCTTAATATCGATGGCTCTTACCGTAACCGGGAACGCTTCAGTCTGGAGCAGTGTCCTTACGTGGCAGTGCTGCGTTACGGCGGCTCGCTGATTTTCTCGAATGTCGATTATCTCGAAAACCAGGTACTCGATACGGTCCGAAACATGCCCAAGCTGCGCCATTTGATTATCGTGGGGAACGGGATCAATGAAATAGATGCCTCCGGGGTGGATGCTTTGTCGGTTCTGGTCGATCGGTTGCATGGGCAGGGTTTACAATTATCCATCAGCGGTTGTAACGATAGTGTGCTCGACGTTCTCAAACGAACCGGTCTCGCAGCCAAGATAGGTGAGAACAACATCTATCGTAGCGTGGCGAGGGCGATTGACGGTGTCTGGGAGAAAGCTCATGTGAATGTCGATGAGGCCAACTGTCCGTTGCGGGTGCCGCCGTTCCATCCGCTCGGTATTTCCGATGAGTCCAGGCGGGCAATGATGGAAGCCGATAAGCAACATCATCGTGATTTGATTCCCCCATGGAAAAAACGCAAGGATCAGTAG